From the genome of Oxyura jamaicensis isolate SHBP4307 breed ruddy duck chromosome 2, BPBGC_Ojam_1.0, whole genome shotgun sequence, one region includes:
- the LOC118161177 gene encoding uncharacterized protein LOC118161177: protein MHCKAHQGETLKISEGNRLADQAARQVAWKVWSVMALLPLKVGPTRFNLPKGPRYLPEDEKLANLLKARKNSDGWYVTTTGQVVLAPLVMREILQTRHNECNWGAEAMATSLKRSIISTHMLTMAKSVMSKCEICLKNNPVARKHAEMGRVRVGIEPGDYWQVDFVELPRTREMIYKLTGQVSRLVRATRECFRDFNIQLQATTKMVLQNQLALDTLLLKEHGACRFLKDRIDHCCIHIPNVTIDVEHDIEQLARVEQHAEQEEKDMTTSWLDKIFSGWNISNWVKSLLETAIMLVIVGVLIWLTFVMLKSMILKRTTWNRKVMQTISMSDLEPHLQHPRLAYDNFGFQRESEEPRR, encoded by the exons ATGCACTGTAAAGCCCATCAAGGAGAAACCTTGAAGATATCAGAAGGGAATCGGTTGGCAGATCAAGCAGCTCGACAAGTTGCTTGGAAGGTGTGGAGCGTGATGGCTTTACTGCCACTCAAGGTAGGCCCCACTCGTTTTAATCTTCCCAAGGGACCCAGATATTTGCCAGAGGATGAGAAATTAGCAAATCTCCTAAAGGCCCGAAAGAACTCTGATGGATGGTATGTAACCACTACAGGCCAGGTAGTACTAGCCCCTTTGGTGATGCGGGAAATACTTCAGACAAGACATAATGAGTGTAACTGGGGTGCAGAGGCAATGGCAACATCCTTAAAACGTAGCATTATCTCTACACATATGTTAACAATGGCAAAATCAGTAATGTCAAAGTGTGAgatttgtctgaaaaataatccagtagcaagaaaacatgctgaaatggGAAGAGTTAGAGTAGGAATAGAACCAGGAGATTACTGGCAAGTTGATTTTGTAGAGTTACCTAGGACTAG GGAAATGATTTATAAACTTACAGGACAAGTAAGCAGGCTCGTGAGAGCCACGAGAGAATGCTTTAGAGATTTTAATATCCAACTACAAGCTACAACTAAAATGGTTCTACAAAATCAATTGGCATTAGATACACTGTTATTAAAGGAACATGGAGCATGCAGATTTCTAAAAGATCGTATTGATCATTGCTGCATCCACATTCCAAATGTAACTATTGATGTAGAACATGACATAGAGCAGCTGGCTCGAGTGGAACAACATgcagaacaggaagagaaagatatGACAACAAGCTGGCTGGATAAAATTTTTAGCGGATGGAATATTAGTAATTGGGTTAAATCCTTACTGGAGACAGCAATTATGTTGGTAATTGTAGGCGTATTAATTTGGTTAACATTTGTAATGCTGAAGAGTAtgattttaaagagaacaaCTTGGAACCGGAAAGTGATGCAGACCATTTCTATGTCTGATTTGGAGCCACATCTGCAACACCCGCGACTGGCATATGACAACTTCGGATTTCAGAGAGAATCTGAGGAACCCAGGAGGTGA